In Helianthus annuus cultivar XRQ/B chromosome 8, HanXRQr2.0-SUNRISE, whole genome shotgun sequence, a single genomic region encodes these proteins:
- the LOC110871868 gene encoding dehydrodolichyl diphosphate synthase 6-like produces MDIKQRTQIYNNLCSFARKCIYSILSVATLPNHIAFIMDGNRRYSKQHNLVDGEGHKVGYSSLMSMLRYCYELGVKYVTVYAFSIENFKRSPEEVRSLMDLMEEKIEGLIKEESLVNQYGVRVHFAGNLKLLSKPVRLAAERAMKATAKNSKAVLTICIAYTSTDEILHSVEECCDEKRDDVKVSNDGKHEKDVINVVDIERHMYMAVAPDPDIIIRTSGETRLSNFLLWQSGNCLLCTQSVLWPEIGFRHLVRAILEFQHKLYYLNKQKQT; encoded by the coding sequence ATGGATATTAAACAAAGAACTCAAATATACAACAATCTGTGTAGTTTCGCGAGAAAATGTATTTACAGCATCCTTTCAGTAGCTACATTACCGAATCATATCGCCTTCATAATGGACGGTAATAGAAGGTACTCAAAGCAACACAATTTAGTCGACGGGGAAGGACACAAGGTCGGATATTCATCGTTAATGTCGATGCTTAGATACTGCTACGAGCTAGGTGTGAAGTACGTGACGGTGTACGCTTTTAGTATAGAAAATTTCAAAAGAAGCCCGGAAGAAGTCCGATCGTTAATGGACTTAATGGAGGAAAAAATCGAAGGGTTAATAAAAGAAGAGAGCCTCGTTAACCAATACGGCGTTCGCGTTCACTTTGCGGGTAACCTTAAACTGTTATCGAAACCCGTGCGGTTAGCAGCAGAACGCGCTATGAAGGCGACTGCTAAAAACTCTAAAGCGGTGTTGACGATCTGTATCGCGTATACTTCCACCGATGAAATTTTGCATTCTGTTGAAGAATGTTGTGACGAAAAACGGGACGACGTTAAGGTTTCGAATGACGGAAAACATGAAAAAGATGTGATTAATGTTGTAGATATTGAAAGGCATATGTACATGGCGGTTGCACCCGATCCCGATATTATTATCCGTACATCCGGTGAGACGCGTTTGAGTAATTTTCTTTTGTGGCAAAGCGGTAACTGCTTGTTGTGTACGCAGTCTGTTTTGTGGCCCGAAATTGGTTTTCGACATCTGGTTCGGGCAATTTTGGAATTTCAACATAAGTTGTATTATCTAAACAAACAGAAGCAGACATGA